One part of the Ornithodoros turicata isolate Travis chromosome 2, ASM3712646v1, whole genome shotgun sequence genome encodes these proteins:
- the LOC135384982 gene encoding uncharacterized protein LOC135384982 translates to MVDRFTRWPEAVPIIDMRAETVARALLAAWICRYGTPDQIVTDRGAQFESSLFHELCSLLGTTRTRTTAYHPCANGLVERFHRQMKSCFRALRHPEKWASALPLILLHVRACLKPDLGCSAAELVFGTPLRLPADLVTQQPPASSETQPQATSHPEYVSLLRDVFKTLRPASPWFPSGRNSYVPAALAEATHVFLRAPAPRKSLDPPYTGPYRVISRSDKTMVLDLGGRQDTVSVDRVKPAFVENEDFPLALQTVDISPPSPKPKRVSWGPAPAMRLRRI, encoded by the coding sequence ATGGTGGATCGTTTCACCAGGTGGCCAGAAGCGGTGCCCATCATCGACATGCGTGCCGAGACCGTTGCCCGCGCTCTTCTCGCCGCCTGGATCTGCCGATACGGGACCCCTGACCAAATCGTCACCGACCGCGGGGCTCAATTCGAGTCTTCCCTCTTCCATGAGCTCTGCAGTCTTCTTGGCACGACGCGCACACGCACTACTGCCTACCATCCTTGTGCCAATGGTCTGGTAGAACGTTTTCACCGGCAGATGAAAAGCTGCTTCCGTGCCCTTCGCCATCCCGAAAAGTGGGCCAGCGCTCTCCCACTCATTTTGCTCCACGTACGAGCATGCCTCAAGCCGGACCTGGGCTGCTCTGCCGCCGAGCTCGTTTTCGGCACGCCCCTACGCCTTCCGGCCGACCTCGTCACCCAGCAACCTCCCGCCTCTTCTGAAACCCAGCCGCAAGCCACAAGCCACCCTGAGTACGTCTCGCTCCTCCGTGACGTCTTCAAGACCCTTAGGCCTGCTTCCCCATGGTTCCCTTCTGGCCGGAACTCTTACGTTCCAGCCGCTCTCGCCGAGGCCACACACGTTTTTCTCCGGGCTCCAGCACCTCGCAAGTCCCTAGACCCCCCCTACACAGGACCCTACCGTGTCATCTCCCGGTCCGACAAGACCATGGTACTTGACCTAGGCGGCCGCCAGGACACAGTTTCGGTCGACCGCGTCAAGCCGGCCTTCGTGGAGAACGAAGACTTCCCTCTTGCCCTCCAGACCGTCGACATTTCGCCGCCTTCCCCTAAGCCCAAGCGCGTTTCCTGGGGACCAGCTCCAGCGATGCGCCTCCGTCGCATCTGA